From Corvus moneduloides isolate bCorMon1 chromosome 4, bCorMon1.pri, whole genome shotgun sequence, one genomic window encodes:
- the LOC116443437 gene encoding interleukin-2 receptor subunit alpha-like: MWTSPMELKWLLMWLLFGFIKALKPEMCPRLPTTEFVDVTAEMYPLQTKLYYECHPGYYRERGSYPGIQCKSEQQGAVWKYGEFKCLVKKNFSSMAPMTELELTQKPEREPRSPAPQKQEELSEFKQKDFCGPPKTVPHASIRLPPQHYVGQVLHFRCQAGYDKRPPTFGNRTCKKVNGKIIWTPLDMRCTNDSNQWPPQTIGPGFTLLSTFSSSSRTLPVTAIWFVLLIIPTVLV; this comes from the exons ATGTGGACAAGTCCCATGGAACTCAAGTGGCTTTTGATGTGGCTCTTGTTTGGATTCATCAAGGCGCTCAAGCCAG AGATGTGCCCACGTCTTCCAACAACTGAATTTGTTGATGTTACTGCTGAAATGTATCCACTACAGACCAAACTGTACTATGAGTGTCACCCTGGCTATTACAGAGAACGTGGTTCATACCCAGGAATTCAGTGTAAGAGTGAACAGCAGGGTGCTGTTTGGAAATACGGGGAATTTAAATGCCTTG TTAAGAAAAATTTTTCATCAATGGCTCCCATGACGGAGTTAGAACTTACACAGAAGCCAGAAAGAGAACCAAGGAGCCCTGCACCCCAGAAGCAAGAAGAACTTTCAGAGTTCAAGCAAAAAG ATTTCTGTGGTCCTCCCAAGACGGTTCCACATGCCTCCATAAGGCTGCCTCCACAGCATTACGTGGGACAAGTCTTACATTTCAGATGCCAAGCAGGTTATGATAAGAGACCCCCCACCTTTGGCAACAGGACGTGCAAGAAGGTGAATGGCAAAATCATCTGGACACCTCTTGATATGAGATGCACCAATGACAGCAACCAGTGGCCACCACAGACCATTGGGCCAG GTTTCACTCTTCTGTCcactttctcttcctcatcGAGGACACTGCCAGTGACAG CTATCTGGTTTGTTCTGCTTATCATTCCCACTGTCTTGGTGTGA